Within the Flavobacterium sp. N502536 genome, the region AATTAATGAGGTTCAAAAGTAAGGATTAATATTTGAATCTAAAAGTATTTGTTAATGGGTTTAAGGAGAGATTAAGGATAGTTTTTGGGCTGGTATGAATTAACGAATTTGAATGGAGAGGGCTTTGTTAAAGTTTTAAATTTTAACAAAACGGGAGGAGGGAGTTTGTTCCTAAACTTGCGTTTTTTGTTTGTTGGTCTGAGCAGGGAAGAAGATCTTTTGCAGCGTGAAAGTCCTTCGATTTCGCTTAGGAAGACACCATTGGTTTAAACCGAGACTGAAAACTGAGACAGAAAACTGCCACTGAGACTGAGACTGAACACTGAGACTGAGACTGAGACTGAAAACTAAAAAAAAGCGTCTCAAAATTGAAACGCTTTTTTCCTTGTCATGTTTTTTTTATTTGTAATGCTCGATTATTTATCGATGGAACCTAAAACACGTTTCATAAACGCATTTAGAGCTTCTTTTTTATCGGTACCCTGAACTACCATTTTGTGTACTTCAAGCGCACCATACATATTTGAAATTAATTCGCCAATTACATCTAATTCTTCATCCTTTAAAGATGGAATTTCAGTCATAGCTTCTAAAACTTCGATGGTTTCAATGATATAATCCTGATCGTTTTCTTCGATGAATTGGGTCAATTGCTTTATTACGGGTAATTTCATAATTAGATTTCTTAGATTTTATACATTCTTAGACTTCTTAGACTTTCTTGAAAATTTAGACATCATCTAAGAAGTCTAAAAATCTAAGTAAGTCTAACCAATCTCATTACGCGATTGCGTTTACCAAGTCGATTAAAACTTCTTGTTTATTGGTTTGAGTTTCTCCAACCAATTGTCCGTTTACAAAAGTGGCGAAAGTAGGCAGATTGCTTACATTGGCTAACTTTCTTGATTCCGGTGAATTTTCAGCATCAACCAAAACAAAAGTGATAGCTTCGTTTTCTGTTGCTAATTTTTTGAATTTTGGTTTCATAATACGGCAATTTCCACACCATGAAGCTGAATATTGTACTACTACTTTTTCGTTTTTAGCAACTAAATCTGCTAACGTATCTTCGTTTAAGTCGATTAACATATCATTTTATTTAAATTCCAATATTATAAACTCCAAATTCCAAATCTTACGATTGAATTCAGGAATTTTATTTTTTTGAAATGTTATTGTTTTTTGTGAAAAGGAATTTCAATTTATAAATTCCAAATCCCAAAGTTGGAATTTGGAATTTTAAAAATTGAGATTTTATTAGTTTGCGCTCAAATACTCAGCAGTACTAAGTCTGTCTGCGCTCATTGCTTCTTTTCCGGCTTCCCAGTTTGCAGGACAAACTTCACCTTTAGTTTGAATGTGTGTGTAAGCATCAACCATTCTTAAGTATTCGTTTACGTTACGTCCTAATGGCATATCGTTAACACTTTCGTGGAAAATTTTTCCAGTTTCGTCAATTAAATAAGTAGCTCTGTACGTTACGTTTGAACCTTCGATGATAACTGAATCAGTCTCTTCGCTGTAGCTTGTAGCTTCGATATCAAGGATCCCTAAAATGTTAGCTAAGTTACGGTTAGTATCTGCTAAGATTGGGTAAGTTACACCTTCGATTCCACCATTGTTTTTTGGTGTGTTCAACCAGGCAAAGTGTACTTCGTTGGTGTCACATGAAGCTCCGATTACGATAGTATTTCTTTTTTCAAATTCTGGTAAAGCAGCTTGGAAGGCGTGTAATTCAGTTGGGCAAACAAAAGTGAAATCTTTTGGGTACCAAAACAATAATACTTTTTTGTTGTTGTTTACTGCTTCTTCAAAAATGTTGATTTTTAAATTATCACCCATTTCAGAGATAGCATCAACTGCAATACTTGGGAATTTTTTTCCTACTAAAGACATATTTTTCGTTTTAAAGTTAAAAATTTATTTCTGCTGCAAAAGTAGGGTATAAGTATAGAATCTTATAATAAGATGTGATTATTAATATTTATTAACTGATAGTTTTTGGTTATGAGTAATGGTTTTTGTATTGTAAGTTATTGAATGTCAATATTTACAGGAAGACTTCCTTTACAGTTGCTATTTTCAAGAAATTGATTTCCGGCATTTTTTTGAAACTCGTCAAAATCCTGATACACCTGAATAAGTCCTGAGGCCTTTGAAAGGTTCGGGATTATTGGTAAAACATAAGGATTTCCAAAAACATAAAGAATACATTTTTTGGTTTGAAGCAAATCAGACAGCAATGTCAAAACTTCGGCATTGATTTCAAAATTGTTCATCGGTTTTGCTTTCGGAACAAATAAAGAAATGATAATCGTTTCAAACGGCTCCAGACTTTTTTGAATTTGCTGAAGGTCTGAAACTTCCAGGTTCTCAAAAGCAAATTCTGCTGAATTTAGCTTTGAATTTAAGGTTTGAAAGAATGGATTATTGCTGTTTTTGTACAAACTCAGTTTGGCCAGCTGATTGTTTCTTTGTGCTTCGAAAACCTGCTCAGTAGTGAAATTGCCGATGATTTTGGTGATGGAATTTTGAGCGATTTCAAGGTTCAGGGCTGAAGCTTTTTCAAAATTGAGTTCTCCTGAGGTAAAGGAAGTTTCAGCTAAGATCCCAACTTTTTGTTTGGCTTTTAGGATTCGGTTAAAACTTTCTTCAATGCGTTCCGGAGAAGCATTTTTAAGAATGGCTTCAATTCCTTCGGGTACATTTTCGGCGAAACATAAAACGTCGTTGCCGGCATTAAAGGCTTCCCATTCGAGTTCTCCTTTGGTTTCATACAGTTTAGAAACGCTGTGCATGTTTAGGGCATCAGAAATTACCAAACCATCATAACCCAATTTTTCTCGTAAAAGGGTTTCGATAATAGGTTTTGATAAAGTTGCCGATGTATTTTTGCCGTCATTTAAACTTGGAACGGCCAAATGTCCAATCATAATCGAATCGACATTGTTTTCAATTCCTTTAATAAATGGGTACAACTCATTTTCGAGTAATTCTTCCAAAGTTTCGTTTAAAACCGGTAATCCCAGATGCGAATCGACATTGGTATTTCCGTGTCCCGGAAAGTGTTTCAGACAGCCCAAAATTCCAACTTCGGACATACCTTTCAAATATTCGACAGCAAAATCGGCTACTTTTTCTTTGTTCTCACCAAAAGAACGATAGCCAATTACCGGATTATTCGGGTTGTTGTTGATGTCTGCCAGTGGCGACAAGTTGTAATGAATTCCGGCCGCTTTTAAATCTAAACCAATCTGTTTTCCAACTTCATAAACCAAATGTGATTTACTCTGAGGTAAAGCTCCCAAAGTGATCGCGTAGGGGTATTGTGGTGTTTTTTCGATGCGCATTGCAAGACCCCATTCGGCATCAATACTGATTAAAAGTGGGGTAGAGGCTACTTTTTGGTAGCGAACGATCAGGTCTTTTATTTTTTGATAACTATCGTCATTGAATTCGACTTTTTTCTGGCTTTCGTAGTTTGTCGCGGCACTGGCACGGCTGTGAAAAAAGGTAAGTCCGCCAATGTTGTGTTCTTTTATTAAACGTTCCGTTTCCTGAATGTTTTCTTCAGTATCGTTTATAAAAACGGCAGGAAAAAAGAATTGTCCCACTTTTTGTCTTAATGCTTGTGCTGTCATTTTCATTATTATAAAGTCTTTTTCATGCAAACGCTATTCTCCATTTTTTCGTAAGGAGGATAATTTGGAATAATGGTGTAACCTAATTTTTGGTACAAATTAATGGCTTCGGGCTGATTTTTACCGGTTTCTAAAATCGTATAACGGTATTCAACTTCCTTGGCCCATTGTTCCAGTTCTGCCAGTACCTGAGAAGCAATCCCTTTTTTACGGAAATCCGGATGTACAAACATGCGTTTGATTTCTACCGTATCTTTTTCTTTTTCTCTGAAAGCGCCACAACCTACAGCCACATCATTTTCGTAAAAAACCACAACATGTTTTATTTGATCGGTCTTATTGAATTGATTGTAAAAGGCATGGTCGTCTCCATCTCTGATTTTTAAATCCTGATCCAGTAAAACTACCAGGTTTCTAAAATCAGTATCGTCAGAGTTGGTTCTTTTTAAAGCAATCATGGCAAATTGTATTAAAAGTTAGGTTTATTTCAGTTTGCTTTTCTTTTGTTTGGCAAGTTGTGTTTTGGTATGTAATGCTTTTTCTAATCGGTTTTTAAAGCGGAAGAGTTTTGGCAAACCTTCAATTCTGTCTTCGATTGTAATTTCTTCGTATACGATAATGGCTTTTTCCAAAACTCTAATTTCATTATCAATACTATTTTCGTTTTTGTAGATCGTTGCTAATCGATCATAAGGATGATTTCCTTTAAAGCTTTCCTTGACATTTTCCTCATACAACTCAATTGCTTTTTCTAAATTTCCTGCTTTCTCGAACTCAGCTCCTTTCAGGTTGCGTTCGGCCTGCAGATTCTCATTGATTTCCATATGTAAGATGTTTGATTTGGGGTTTAAACTTCTTCAGCTTTTTTCCCAAAATCTTTCGGGAAAATTAAAAAACGTGATAAAATAAGACCTGGAATTGTGGCAATTACTACCCAAATAAAGAAGTTTTCATAACCTAAATATTTTTGTATAAAACCGCTTAGCATTCCCGGAAGCATCATTCCTAATGCCATAAAACCAGTTGCAAGTGCATAATGTGCCGTTTTCGATTCTCCTTCTGCAACATGTATCAAATACATCATAAACCCTGTGAAACCAAAACCGTATCCAAATTGTTCGAGAATCACAGTAATGCAGGTATAGAGATTTAGAGGAGAGTTAATTTCGAAAAAATAAAAATTTAAATGCAGATGGAAAATATCTTGCGGTTGAAAATGGGCCAATCCGATAAAACCAAGAATAGGCAGATGCATCGTAAGGAACATAGGAAACATCCATTTGGTAAGACCGTGTTTAGAGAGTGCAATTCCACCCAGGATTCCACCAACAGTCAAAGCAAAAATCCCTAAAGTTCCGTAAATTATTCCAACTGCTTCGGTATCTAATCCCATTCCGCCCAGTTCTTTTCCGTCCAATAAAAAAGGACTTAACATTTTAAGTAATTGTGATTCACCAAGTCTGAAAACAAGGATAAAAGCGAGAATTATTCCAATTTGTTTTTTTTGAAAGAAACTGGTAAATACAGTCGCAAAATTTTGATGATGTGCTTTGTCAGTACTTTCTGATGCATTTATTTCGTCTTTTGGAGTAAAGATGAAATTGTAAAGCGTGATAAAGGTCATTAACAAACCAACAATAATCATGGTATAGGACCAGGCTTTTGTATTGTCACCGTATTTATGTTCTAAATAACCGGCAAGCAAAACAATTAATCCATTTCCGGCAAGCATCGAAAGTCTGTAAAATGTACTTCTGATTCCTAAGAAAAAGGATTGTTGCTCTTTTGGTAAAACCAGTAAATAAAAACCATCACTGGCTATATCATTAGAAGCCGAAGCAAAAGCGGCCACCCAGAAAATCGCTAAGGTCATCATGAAAAATCCACTCGCCGGAATCGTAAATCCGACTACTAAAAAAGCAATGGAAATAAGCAGCTGCATCGATAAAAACCATTTTCTCTTGGTGCCGGTCAATTCGATTAAAGGGCTCCAGAGTGGTTTGATCACCCACGGTAAGTATAATAAACTGGTGTAAACACCAATGTCTTCATTCGATATTCCCAGATTTTTGTACATAATTACAGAAACGGAGATAATTATGGCATAAGGCAATCCAGATGCGAAATTGAGAAACGGAATCCAGAACCACGGTTTATTATCTGTTTTCATTAGGCTGGGCAGGGGTATAAGGTTTAAATGTCTTTTTTAAGTCGATCGCAGCGGGCGTACTTTCGTTGGCATAATAATCGATAAAGGTTACAGCACAGGCTTTGTACTGACTGATTTTTTCGGCAGGAATGCTAAAGGTGATCACGTCACCTGTTTCGCGAACGGTAATTTTATCGATAATTTTTGTAGCGTCATTAATGTCTACTTTCGAGACATGATCGCCACCGTAAATTACCATATAACGCACTTTTGTGTTCAACGGATTTTTGATCGTGAAGGTGTATTTACTGCTGTCTTTTGAATACTCATTTACAAACGGTGTATCGATTATAATGTGTTTTAAATTAGGAACTGCAGCCGGAAGTGCCGGATATTTATATTGATTTTCCTCTAAAAGACGAACAATGTCAAAGTTTTTGTTCATGAACCATTTAGAGCTGAAATAGGCGCTTCCGCTTACTTTTTTGAAACTTCTGGC harbors:
- a CDS encoding glycoside hydrolase family 3 protein; translated protein: MKMTAQALRQKVGQFFFPAVFINDTEENIQETERLIKEHNIGGLTFFHSRASAATNYESQKKVEFNDDSYQKIKDLIVRYQKVASTPLLISIDAEWGLAMRIEKTPQYPYAITLGALPQSKSHLVYEVGKQIGLDLKAAGIHYNLSPLADINNNPNNPVIGYRSFGENKEKVADFAVEYLKGMSEVGILGCLKHFPGHGNTNVDSHLGLPVLNETLEELLENELYPFIKGIENNVDSIMIGHLAVPSLNDGKNTSATLSKPIIETLLREKLGYDGLVISDALNMHSVSKLYETKGELEWEAFNAGNDVLCFAENVPEGIEAILKNASPERIEESFNRILKAKQKVGILAETSFTSGELNFEKASALNLEIAQNSITKIIGNFTTEQVFEAQRNNQLAKLSLYKNSNNPFFQTLNSKLNSAEFAFENLEVSDLQQIQKSLEPFETIIISLFVPKAKPMNNFEINAEVLTLLSDLLQTKKCILYVFGNPYVLPIIPNLSKASGLIQVYQDFDEFQKNAGNQFLENSNCKGSLPVNIDIQ
- a CDS encoding peroxiredoxin encodes the protein MSLVGKKFPSIAVDAISEMGDNLKINIFEEAVNNNKKVLLFWYPKDFTFVCPTELHAFQAALPEFEKRNTIVIGASCDTNEVHFAWLNTPKNNGGIEGVTYPILADTNRNLANILGILDIEATSYSEETDSVIIEGSNVTYRATYLIDETGKIFHESVNDMPLGRNVNEYLRMVDAYTHIQTKGEVCPANWEAGKEAMSADRLSTAEYLSAN
- a CDS encoding GNAT family N-acetyltransferase; amino-acid sequence: MIALKRTNSDDTDFRNLVVLLDQDLKIRDGDDHAFYNQFNKTDQIKHVVVFYENDVAVGCGAFREKEKDTVEIKRMFVHPDFRKKGIASQVLAELEQWAKEVEYRYTILETGKNQPEAINLYQKLGYTIIPNYPPYEKMENSVCMKKTL
- a CDS encoding DUF6952 family protein is translated as MKLPVIKQLTQFIEENDQDYIIETIEVLEAMTEIPSLKDEELDVIGELISNMYGALEVHKMVVQGTDKKEALNAFMKRVLGSIDK
- a CDS encoding MFS transporter, which codes for MKTDNKPWFWIPFLNFASGLPYAIIISVSVIMYKNLGISNEDIGVYTSLLYLPWVIKPLWSPLIELTGTKRKWFLSMQLLISIAFLVVGFTIPASGFFMMTLAIFWVAAFASASNDIASDGFYLLVLPKEQQSFFLGIRSTFYRLSMLAGNGLIVLLAGYLEHKYGDNTKAWSYTMIIVGLLMTFITLYNFIFTPKDEINASESTDKAHHQNFATVFTSFFQKKQIGIILAFILVFRLGESQLLKMLSPFLLDGKELGGMGLDTEAVGIIYGTLGIFALTVGGILGGIALSKHGLTKWMFPMFLTMHLPILGFIGLAHFQPQDIFHLHLNFYFFEINSPLNLYTCITVILEQFGYGFGFTGFMMYLIHVAEGESKTAHYALATGFMALGMMLPGMLSGFIQKYLGYENFFIWVVIATIPGLILSRFLIFPKDFGKKAEEV
- a CDS encoding thioredoxin family protein yields the protein MLIDLNEDTLADLVAKNEKVVVQYSASWCGNCRIMKPKFKKLATENEAITFVLVDAENSPESRKLANVSNLPTFATFVNGQLVGETQTNKQEVLIDLVNAIA